The Streptococcus viridans genome includes a window with the following:
- the comGC gene encoding competence type IV pilus major pilin ComGC has protein sequence MKSLRTLKVKAFTLIEMLVVLLIISVLLLLFVPNLTKQKDSVTDTGNRAVVKVVESQAELYELNHQNEKASLSKLVAEGQITQKQAEAYRAHYVKNAGDHRAVAD, from the coding sequence ATGAAATCATTGCGCACACTCAAGGTAAAAGCTTTTACTCTGATTGAAATGTTAGTTGTTTTGCTCATTATCAGCGTTCTTCTCTTGCTCTTTGTTCCGAACTTGACCAAGCAGAAAGATTCGGTAACAGATACAGGAAATCGAGCAGTCGTCAAAGTCGTGGAGAGCCAGGCTGAGCTCTATGAACTCAATCATCAGAATGAAAAAGCTAGTCTTTCTAAGCTAGTCGCAGAAGGACAAATCACTCAAAAACAAGCAGAAGCCTACCGTGCTCACTATGTGAAGAATGCAGGTGATCACCGTGCGGTTGCAGATTAA
- the comGD gene encoding competence type IV pilus minor pilin ComGD, with translation MQVITVRLQIKAFTLLESLLTLGIVSLLCWLLAGSVHQAFGQVEETLFFSEFERVYQETQKMSIAKEERALLSIDHGGVHSPYQELPLPKGVEVVREKQLTFDPAGGNSSLTKIQFQTEKEVVTYQLAIGNGKIKKSTAPR, from the coding sequence ATGCAGGTGATCACCGTGCGGTTGCAGATTAAAGCTTTCACCCTTCTAGAGAGCTTACTAACTCTAGGTATCGTCAGTCTTCTATGTTGGCTGCTAGCTGGGTCAGTCCATCAAGCCTTTGGGCAGGTGGAAGAAACATTGTTTTTCTCGGAATTTGAACGGGTCTATCAGGAGACACAAAAGATGAGTATTGCAAAAGAGGAGAGAGCTCTCCTTTCCATCGACCACGGTGGGGTTCATAGTCCCTATCAAGAATTACCGCTTCCAAAAGGGGTGGAAGTGGTCAGAGAGAAGCAACTGACCTTTGATCCAGCAGGAGGCAATTCAAGCCTGACCAAGATTCAATTTCAGACAGAGAAAGAGGTGGTGACTTATCAGTTGGCAATTGGGAATGGAAAAATTAAAAAATCGACGGCTCCCCGCTAG
- the comGE gene encoding competence type IV pilus minor pilin ComGE, producing the protein MEKLKNRRLPASLLLEGLIALAMFGVLTTLVLGELGDSRQQRLEELRQGEVLRVAKMAIQTRQDQLSINQVSVQVERSAKSLKVYHEGKVVIAVEKN; encoded by the coding sequence ATGGAAAAATTAAAAAATCGACGGCTCCCCGCTAGTCTCTTGTTAGAAGGACTGATTGCCTTAGCGATGTTTGGTGTCCTCACGACCCTTGTGCTGGGAGAGCTAGGGGACTCGCGACAGCAGCGCTTAGAAGAGTTGAGACAAGGAGAAGTCTTGCGAGTCGCAAAAATGGCGATCCAGACCAGGCAGGATCAATTGAGCATCAATCAGGTCAGTGTCCAGGTGGAGAGGTCTGCCAAGTCCTTAAAGGTCTATCATGAAGGAAAGGTTGTGATTGCTGTTGAAAAGAACTAA
- the comGF gene encoding competence type IV pilus minor pilin ComGF, which produces MLKRTKLPAFTLLEALVALLVISGGLLVFQGLTSLLRQELQYQSHIKQEEWLLFQDQLDIELSRSQFEEVRDNKLYLVQDQKPIAIGLAKGGDIRKTDATGRGYQPMIDGVESAWIEKRGDLVSIQLRFEEGLEREVVYRVVEKDKKEAD; this is translated from the coding sequence CTGTTGAAAAGAACTAAACTGCCAGCCTTTACTTTACTGGAGGCCTTGGTTGCCCTGCTCGTCATTAGCGGTGGTTTATTGGTGTTTCAAGGATTGACAAGCCTCTTGCGTCAAGAACTCCAGTACCAAAGTCACATCAAGCAAGAGGAATGGCTTCTCTTTCAGGACCAGCTGGACATTGAATTGTCTCGTAGCCAATTTGAAGAGGTCAGAGACAACAAACTCTATCTTGTTCAGGATCAAAAACCCATAGCCATTGGACTGGCTAAGGGAGGAGATATCCGAAAGACAGATGCGACTGGCCGTGGCTATCAACCGATGATAGATGGAGTTGAATCAGCCTGGATTGAAAAAAGAGGGGATCTGGTATCTATTCAACTGCGCTTTGAAGAAGGGTTAGAAAGGGAGGTGGTCTACCGTGTGGTGGAAAAGGATAAAAAAGAAGCAGATTGA
- the comGG gene encoding competence type IV pilus minor pilin ComGG: MWWKRIKKKQIEAGILLYALFMSAVFSLLLQFYLNRQVTERRILLASQHRIQAYAQAQLAIDTWDREEKTITFSTGRVDLEEKSGFANVTSHLQDGESYHFTFALPPREKKKTDKKEKEKQAPDSATDHPTTTEEEKPQAFEKHSENS, translated from the coding sequence GTGTGGTGGAAAAGGATAAAAAAGAAGCAGATTGAGGCCGGGATCCTTCTTTATGCCCTTTTTATGTCGGCGGTTTTTAGTCTCTTGCTTCAGTTTTATCTGAATAGACAAGTGACAGAGAGACGGATCCTCCTTGCTAGTCAGCACCGGATCCAGGCTTATGCGCAAGCTCAATTGGCGATTGATACTTGGGATCGGGAAGAAAAAACCATAACCTTCTCAACTGGTCGAGTCGATTTGGAAGAAAAATCGGGCTTTGCCAACGTAACGAGTCACTTACAAGATGGGGAAAGCTACCATTTCACCTTTGCTCTACCTCCTCGGGAAAAGAAAAAAACCGACAAGAAGGAAAAGGAGAAGCAGGCTCCAGATTCAGCCACAGACCACCCGACCACGACTGAGGAAGAGAAGCCTCAGGCCTTCGAAAAGCATAGCGAAAACTCTTAA
- a CDS encoding class I SAM-dependent methyltransferase: MNFEKIEKAYGYLLENTQTIQNDLQTNFYDALVEQNAIYLDGQTELTLVKENNQRLKDLNLNKEEWRRSFQYLLMKAAQTEPLQANHQFTPDGIGFLLVFLVDQLASSDQVDVLEMGSGTGNLAQTLMNNCQRSLDYLGLEIDDLLIDLAASMAEVMKADVNFAQGDAIRPQVLKESDVIISDLPVGYYPDDAIASRYQVASPQGHTYAHHLLIEQSLKYLKPGGVAIFLAPNDLLTSEQSPLLKKWMQDHAQVLAMVTLPENLFRSANLAKTIFVFRKQEEAVVQPFVYPLTDLQDQEDLMKFRESFQNWNKESEI; this comes from the coding sequence ATGAATTTCGAAAAAATTGAGAAAGCCTACGGCTACCTATTAGAGAATACCCAAACTATCCAAAATGATTTACAGACCAACTTTTATGATGCTCTAGTGGAGCAGAATGCCATCTATCTGGATGGGCAAACAGAGTTGACTCTAGTGAAGGAAAACAACCAGCGCCTGAAGGACTTGAACTTAAACAAGGAAGAGTGGCGTCGTTCCTTCCAGTATCTTTTGATGAAGGCTGCCCAAACAGAGCCCCTACAGGCCAATCACCAATTTACGCCAGATGGGATTGGATTTCTTCTGGTCTTCCTAGTGGATCAGTTGGCTAGTTCCGATCAAGTGGATGTGCTAGAAATGGGGAGTGGAACAGGGAACTTGGCCCAAACCTTGATGAACAACTGTCAGCGTTCCTTAGATTATTTGGGCTTGGAAATTGATGATCTCTTGATTGACCTTGCGGCTAGTATGGCAGAAGTGATGAAGGCGGATGTGAATTTTGCCCAAGGTGATGCCATTCGTCCACAAGTTTTGAAAGAGAGCGATGTGATTATCAGCGATTTACCTGTCGGTTATTATCCAGATGATGCCATTGCGAGTCGTTACCAGGTCGCTTCCCCTCAGGGCCACACCTATGCCCATCATTTATTGATTGAACAATCGCTAAAATACTTAAAACCAGGTGGCGTCGCTATTTTTCTAGCTCCGAATGATCTCTTGACGAGTGAGCAGAGTCCTCTGCTGAAAAAATGGATGCAGGATCATGCTCAGGTCTTGGCCATGGTGACCTTGCCAGAGAACCTCTTTCGATCAGCCAATCTAGCAAAAACCATCTTTGTTTTCCGCAAGCAAGAAGAAGCGGTGGTCCAACCATTTGTCTATCCTTTGACTGATTTGCAAGACCAGGAAGACCTCATGAAATTCCGTGAAAGTTTTCAAAACTGGAATAAAGAAAGTGAAATTTAA